From Vreelandella neptunia, the proteins below share one genomic window:
- a CDS encoding rolling circle replication-associated protein: MSTLKKERDLSYMSEAQLMKFRQETVSDICSYQWQYFFTLTFNNKIESRDKVEAIVGKFINVLSAMVFGSRSKKRVNCYSVAEHHKSGGLHVHLLIEDVRSRITNENILKDFNLPEKVHEAWMRCSSNTTSPSKAKLTIENRWFEKIYDIDRLANYITKEMEEKINPVLYQQLTLKGRRFQ, encoded by the coding sequence ATGAGCACATTAAAAAAAGAAAGAGATTTAAGCTATATGAGTGAAGCGCAATTAATGAAATTTCGACAGGAGACAGTGTCTGATATCTGCTCGTATCAATGGCAATATTTTTTTACGCTGACTTTCAATAATAAAATAGAATCACGTGATAAAGTTGAAGCAATAGTGGGTAAATTTATTAATGTTTTGAGCGCTATGGTTTTTGGTAGTCGTTCCAAAAAAAGAGTAAATTGCTACTCCGTAGCTGAGCACCATAAGTCTGGTGGGCTTCACGTCCATCTTTTGATTGAAGATGTTAGAAGTCGAATTACGAATGAAAACATTTTAAAGGATTTTAATTTACCTGAAAAAGTACATGAAGCCTGGATGCGTTGCAGCTCAAATACCACATCACCTTCAAAAGCAAAACTCACAATAGAAAATCGATGGTTTGAGAAGATTTATGATATTGATCGCCTTGCAAATTACATTACAAAAGAAATGGAAGAAAAAATAAATCCGGTTTTATATCAACAATTAACTCTTAAAGGGCGGAGATTTCAGTGA
- a CDS encoding AAA family ATPase has product MSLATSLFQARRIIETQLQLLWSSPGSPQEIAPIMLWGPPGIGKSQVVRELCQQLGIHFIDVRLSQMEPVDMRGIPVPDGDSVKWLVASSWPSDPDSRGIVLFDELPAADRSLQVAAYELLLDRRLGDIYTLPDGWLMMGAGNRAEDRAVSVPMSSALANRLMHLEIKADIEAWGAYAVSKGLHADVVAFLRFKPEYLLVNDANCQRGWPSPRSWERAASLLKTNIELDDVTQRLMISGLVGESACTELMAFRQMTHQRFDIPAMLRGEIAVAIPERIDQQLTFCASVANYLWQGDNRQQEQRLSVFFEISSQLSSDLATLMLMDVLRVSDDTDADTRAECVFAHPGFEGWLQHHGVPMEHITSDPSIALPEGRFATASARRASLKAANGSGKQQP; this is encoded by the coding sequence ATGTCGCTTGCCACCAGTCTTTTTCAAGCCCGTCGTATCATTGAGACCCAGCTACAGCTGTTGTGGTCGTCTCCAGGCTCTCCCCAGGAAATTGCCCCGATTATGCTGTGGGGGCCACCTGGCATTGGCAAAAGTCAGGTAGTGCGTGAGCTCTGCCAACAGTTAGGCATTCATTTCATTGATGTGCGTCTTTCACAAATGGAACCAGTGGATATGCGCGGCATCCCGGTTCCTGACGGTGACAGTGTGAAATGGTTAGTAGCGAGCTCATGGCCAAGTGATCCCGATAGCCGGGGCATTGTGCTGTTCGACGAACTCCCAGCGGCAGATCGCTCATTGCAGGTGGCAGCCTACGAGTTACTGCTGGATCGTCGTCTAGGCGATATCTACACACTACCCGATGGCTGGCTAATGATGGGCGCAGGTAACCGCGCAGAAGATCGTGCTGTTTCCGTCCCCATGTCATCGGCGCTTGCCAATCGATTGATGCATTTAGAGATCAAAGCCGATATCGAGGCGTGGGGCGCTTACGCCGTCTCTAAAGGGCTGCATGCGGATGTGGTGGCATTCTTACGCTTCAAGCCCGAGTACCTGCTAGTCAACGACGCCAACTGTCAGCGTGGATGGCCTTCACCGCGCTCGTGGGAACGGGCGGCTTCTTTGCTCAAGACGAATATTGAGCTTGATGACGTTACCCAACGACTAATGATCTCAGGTCTTGTCGGTGAATCAGCCTGTACGGAGCTCATGGCTTTTCGTCAGATGACTCATCAACGTTTCGATATTCCAGCGATGTTGCGGGGTGAAATCGCCGTCGCGATTCCTGAGCGTATCGATCAGCAGCTAACCTTCTGTGCCTCAGTGGCGAATTACCTGTGGCAAGGCGATAACCGTCAGCAGGAACAACGCCTTTCGGTTTTCTTCGAGATCAGTTCACAACTTTCCAGTGACCTCGCAACGCTGATGCTCATGGATGTGCTACGGGTGAGTGATGACACCGACGCGGATACACGGGCTGAGTGTGTGTTTGCACACCCTGGTTTTGAAGGATGGCTGCAACACCATGGGGTACCCATGGAACATATCACTTCAGACCCCAGCATTGCCTTACCTGAGGGTCGCTTCGCTACCGCCAGTGCTCGCCGTGCCTCCCTGAAAGCAGCCAACGGATCAGGGAAACAGCAACCATGA
- a CDS encoding DUF2201 family putative metallopeptidase, whose amino-acid sequence MMKQPHSLPVRNPTVEEQATKAQQHTVWRQEIRDWLLAYPFTAKLVMRLKLVMVVDTRVPTACTDGVNVFVNAHFADQCSSALRRFVMGHELYHVLLGHFMRQYGRDRLCWNLAVDAEANYRLMLDGLSMPSDAVFYPAQAGRNAETIYQWLLKHPRPEMDVPFDLHGDELFAPASMDGGNNVLVVDPDFAPLPVDTDTARQITEHWQEIVMQEAQQMSPGSIPAGMNLVVSNIAKPQVDWRTALQDFFLHRSGNQLTWSRVNRRFFAQGLCLPGRQGKSLSIMLAIDTSGSTRRQLPVFIAELQALLTCAEHVEIHLIECDADIQRERVVNHVQDLQDIGSVEGHGLTLRGGGGTDFRPVFERAKDVMPECLLCFTDGYGRTPETTPNFPVLWVITENGKAPASWGQVIHLEMTYN is encoded by the coding sequence ATGATGAAACAACCACACTCCCTCCCCGTTCGTAATCCTACAGTTGAAGAACAAGCAACCAAAGCCCAGCAACATACCGTATGGCGACAGGAAATTCGTGACTGGCTGCTCGCCTATCCCTTCACTGCCAAACTGGTGATGCGGCTAAAATTGGTGATGGTCGTGGATACCCGTGTGCCTACGGCCTGCACCGATGGGGTCAATGTCTTCGTCAATGCTCACTTTGCGGATCAATGCTCATCAGCACTGCGTCGATTCGTAATGGGCCATGAGCTCTATCATGTGCTGCTTGGGCATTTCATGCGTCAGTACGGGCGTGATCGACTGTGCTGGAATTTAGCTGTTGATGCGGAAGCCAATTACCGCTTGATGCTTGATGGTCTATCGATGCCATCGGATGCCGTGTTCTACCCTGCACAGGCAGGTCGTAATGCTGAGACCATCTATCAATGGTTGCTAAAACATCCACGACCCGAGATGGATGTGCCCTTCGATCTTCATGGAGATGAACTATTTGCTCCCGCTTCCATGGATGGCGGTAACAACGTCTTAGTGGTTGATCCAGATTTTGCACCCCTTCCGGTCGACACAGATACGGCACGTCAGATTACCGAGCACTGGCAGGAAATAGTGATGCAAGAGGCGCAGCAGATGTCACCGGGATCGATACCCGCCGGGATGAATCTGGTAGTGAGTAATATCGCTAAGCCACAGGTAGATTGGCGAACGGCCCTTCAAGACTTTTTTCTACACCGCAGCGGAAACCAATTAACCTGGAGTCGAGTTAACCGTCGATTTTTTGCCCAGGGGCTCTGTCTGCCAGGACGACAAGGCAAATCTTTATCCATCATGTTGGCTATCGACACCAGTGGCAGCACACGACGTCAGTTGCCAGTGTTTATCGCTGAGCTGCAAGCCCTGCTGACTTGTGCTGAACACGTCGAAATACACCTGATTGAGTGTGATGCAGACATCCAACGTGAGCGTGTCGTTAATCACGTTCAAGATTTGCAAGATATTGGTAGCGTTGAAGGTCATGGTCTTACATTGCGGGGAGGAGGAGGAACAGACTTTCGCCCTGTATTCGAACGGGCCAAAGATGTGATGCCCGAGTGCCTGCTTTGCTTTACTGATGGCTATGGACGTACACCCGAGACAACGCCGAATTTTCCGGTGCTATGGGTGATTACTGAAAACGGCAAGGCACCGGCTTCATGGGGGCAAGTCATTCATCTTGAAATGACCTATAACTAA
- a CDS encoding methyl-accepting chemotaxis protein, whose translation MNNLLKNLSVKSGLTAVLGLFTALIILVAALGYQSSTLGASSIDELNRINIEQLNALNRAQVNIADTQLFLLNHLDALNEGERALAESNLEKANQMLQRAQERFEAFAAVPKSEQGKPFAEALIAAFNQLVTSGLKPQHQALERNNESAFRAAKREGDQLNLAYMQANEAFIDYARARGQNLMADYQSTMASSSYIGLAALLLVVFCVVLVRVGMMRVVIRPLHEAVQHFEQIAKGDLSHKIADRGRNEIGQLFAAMQHMQTGLYQTVSTVRDSSESIHIGAREISGGNADLSSRTEQQAASLEETAASMEQLTATVKQNSDNARQGSTLASEASATAARGGDAVDQVVVTMHGIAESSKKVRDIIGVIDSIAFQTNILALNASVEAARAGEQGRGFAVVATEVRNLASRSADAAKEIRTLIETSVGQVDQGSTLVEGAGQTMEDIMAAVKRVADIMDEISAASMEQSDGIEQVNQAVSQMDEVTQQNAALVQESATAAASLEEQAAQLESAVSTFKLSEGEVRGHLPVGKPVSRATSPAIKARAPSGRLASSKAKELEWEEF comes from the coding sequence ATGAATAACTTATTGAAAAACCTCTCCGTTAAGTCAGGCTTAACGGCTGTTCTGGGCTTGTTTACTGCATTGATCATCCTAGTCGCAGCGTTGGGTTACCAATCTAGCACGCTGGGTGCCAGTTCGATTGATGAACTTAACCGTATCAATATTGAGCAGTTGAACGCTCTCAACCGTGCGCAAGTAAATATCGCTGATACCCAGCTGTTTTTACTGAATCATCTCGACGCATTGAACGAAGGAGAGCGGGCTCTTGCTGAATCGAATCTCGAAAAAGCTAATCAAATGCTGCAGAGAGCCCAAGAGCGTTTTGAAGCCTTCGCAGCAGTACCGAAGTCAGAGCAAGGAAAGCCCTTTGCAGAAGCGCTAATAGCTGCTTTTAATCAACTAGTGACTAGTGGTTTAAAACCGCAACACCAGGCCTTAGAGCGAAATAATGAAAGCGCCTTTCGTGCGGCTAAACGTGAAGGTGACCAGCTCAACCTAGCCTATATGCAAGCAAATGAAGCTTTCATCGATTATGCAAGGGCACGCGGTCAGAATCTTATGGCCGATTACCAGTCGACCATGGCCAGCTCTAGTTATATTGGGCTGGCTGCATTGCTACTGGTTGTCTTTTGTGTCGTCTTGGTTCGGGTGGGCATGATGCGAGTTGTCATTCGTCCCCTTCATGAAGCCGTGCAGCATTTTGAACAGATTGCTAAGGGAGACCTTTCGCACAAGATTGCCGATCGAGGACGAAACGAAATTGGCCAACTCTTCGCAGCCATGCAGCATATGCAGACAGGGCTTTATCAAACCGTTTCAACGGTGCGTGACAGTAGTGAGTCCATCCACATCGGCGCGCGTGAAATTTCCGGTGGCAATGCCGACCTATCATCGCGTACTGAGCAGCAAGCAGCTTCACTAGAAGAGACAGCTGCCAGCATGGAACAGCTAACCGCCACAGTGAAACAAAACTCAGATAACGCTCGACAGGGCAGTACGTTAGCTAGTGAGGCTTCTGCTACAGCAGCACGTGGTGGAGATGCCGTTGATCAAGTGGTCGTGACAATGCACGGCATAGCGGAAAGCTCTAAAAAGGTAAGAGATATCATTGGCGTGATCGACTCGATTGCCTTTCAGACTAATATTCTGGCGCTCAATGCCTCTGTTGAGGCAGCCCGTGCGGGGGAGCAAGGGCGAGGTTTCGCGGTCGTAGCGACTGAAGTGCGCAATCTCGCTAGCCGTAGTGCTGATGCAGCTAAAGAAATTAGGACATTAATCGAAACATCGGTTGGTCAAGTTGACCAGGGCTCAACCCTAGTGGAAGGAGCAGGCCAAACGATGGAAGATATTATGGCTGCTGTGAAGCGTGTTGCCGATATTATGGATGAAATTTCTGCTGCTTCAATGGAGCAAAGCGACGGGATTGAGCAGGTAAATCAAGCTGTGTCACAGATGGACGAGGTCACTCAGCAGAACGCAGCTCTGGTTCAGGAATCTGCTACAGCGGCAGCGTCTCTTGAAGAGCAAGCCGCGCAGCTTGAATCAGCAGTCTCAACCTTTAAGCTGTCGGAGGGAGAAGTTCGAGGGCACCTTCCTGTCGGCAAACCCGTATCAAGGGCAACCTCACCTGCTATAAAGGCTCGTGCTCCAAGTGGAAGACTGGCTAGCTCTAAAGCGAAGGAGCTAGAGTGGGAAGAGTTTTAA
- a CDS encoding recombinase family protein: MFIRAYLRASTGDQNASRARETLNAFIEEKGFKVAAWYTENASGTKVDRTELSRLIDDAQYGDVLLVEQVDRLTRLSKPDWNRLKGAIQSAGLRVVSLDLPTSHAALRMSNSDDFTGRMLDAVNSMLMDMLAAVAHKDWEDRRRRQREGIEQAKREGRYKGRPVNVALHARITELRRHGLSIRKTADIVGCGVSTVQRVEKRACT; the protein is encoded by the coding sequence ATATTCATCCGTGCTTATCTCCGAGCATCAACTGGCGATCAGAATGCGAGCCGTGCTCGTGAAACGCTCAATGCCTTTATCGAAGAAAAAGGATTTAAGGTGGCGGCGTGGTACACCGAGAATGCGAGTGGTACCAAGGTTGACCGTACTGAGCTCTCCCGCTTGATTGATGATGCACAGTATGGCGATGTTTTGCTTGTAGAGCAGGTCGACCGCCTTACCCGCTTATCTAAGCCTGATTGGAACCGGCTCAAAGGTGCGATTCAGAGCGCTGGGTTGCGTGTTGTCTCACTGGACTTGCCAACAAGCCATGCAGCACTGCGAATGTCCAACAGTGACGACTTCACTGGTCGAATGCTGGATGCTGTCAATTCGATGCTTATGGATATGCTTGCTGCAGTAGCTCATAAAGATTGGGAGGATCGTCGCCGTCGCCAACGAGAGGGTATAGAGCAAGCAAAGCGAGAAGGGCGTTACAAAGGTCGCCCCGTAAATGTTGCCCTCCATGCACGCATCACTGAGCTGCGTCGTCATGGGCTGAGTATCCGCAAGACAGCAGACATAGTTGGTTGCGGGGTAAGTACCGTACAGCGTGTTGAGAAACGTGCTTGCACCTAA
- a CDS encoding IS3 family transposase (programmed frameshift) has product MNSPKRYSPEVRERAVRLVLEQQGEYPSKWAAICSIASKFGCTPETLRAWCKRTELTQENSSVNLSEHERLKQLERENTELKRANEILRKAAAFFGPGGARPQTQLMVSFIDEHRAQFGVESICSQLPIAPSTYYHHKALEADPERRADRYRQDAFLTAEIQRVWEENFCVYGARKVWRQLRREGVNVARCTVERLMRRLGIRGVVRGQRPFTTLSDPGQKRAPDLVKRDFTAMRPNQLWVADFTYVATWSGFVYVAFVIDVYARCIVGWRVATSMRTALVLDALEQALWARKHRQGLIHHSDRGSQYLSIRYTERMADEGINASVGTTGDSYDNALAETIIGLFKTEVIHHRGPWRGLDAVEYATLEWVDWFNNRRLLEPIGNVPPAERERTYYRQLEESGEAA; this is encoded by the exons ATGAACTCACCAAAACGATATTCCCCAGAAGTCCGGGAGCGAGCTGTTCGATTAGTCCTTGAACAGCAAGGCGAATACCCGTCCAAGTGGGCGGCGATCTGCTCCATTGCCAGCAAGTTCGGCTGTACACCAGAGACTTTGAGAGCCTGGTGCAAACGCACAGAACTCACGCAGGAAAACAGCTCGGTTAACCTGTCTGAACATGAACGGCTCAAGCAGCTAGAGCGTGAAAACACCGAATTGAAGCGTGCCAATGAAATTCTCCGTAAGGCGGCTGCTTTTTTCG GCCCAGGCGGAGCTCGACCGCAAACCCAATTGATGGTGTCATTTATCGACGAGCATCGTGCTCAGTTCGGGGTCGAGTCGATTTGTAGTCAACTGCCAATCGCCCCATCGACGTATTACCACCACAAGGCACTTGAAGCTGATCCTGAACGGCGGGCAGACCGGTATCGGCAGGATGCGTTTCTTACCGCTGAGATTCAGCGCGTGTGGGAAGAAAACTTCTGCGTCTACGGTGCCCGTAAGGTCTGGCGGCAACTCCGCCGTGAAGGCGTTAATGTTGCTCGTTGCACTGTAGAACGGCTCATGCGCCGCCTAGGAATTCGCGGCGTGGTGCGAGGCCAACGCCCCTTCACGACCCTCAGTGATCCCGGCCAGAAACGGGCACCTGATTTAGTGAAACGTGACTTTACGGCTATGCGTCCTAATCAGCTTTGGGTGGCCGATTTTACCTATGTCGCTACCTGGTCTGGCTTCGTTTACGTTGCGTTCGTTATCGATGTTTATGCACGCTGTATCGTGGGTTGGCGTGTAGCGACGTCGATGAGAACGGCACTGGTGCTGGACGCTCTGGAGCAAGCTCTGTGGGCACGAAAACACAGACAAGGGTTGATCCATCATAGTGATAGGGGAAGCCAATATCTCTCGATCCGCTACACCGAGCGTATGGCTGACGAGGGTATCAATGCCTCAGTCGGCACCACCGGCGACTCCTACGACAATGCGCTGGCTGAAACCATCATCGGCTTGTTCAAAACGGAGGTGATCCATCATCGTGGCCCATGGAGGGGACTGGATGCCGTTGAGTATGCCACGCTGGAGTGGGTTGACTGGTTCAACAACCGCCGACTGCTGGAACCCATCGGAAACGTTCCACCAGCAGAACGAGAAAGGACGTATTATCGTCAACTGGAAGAGTCGGGTGAAGCTGCCTGA